One Methanocaldococcus infernus ME DNA segment encodes these proteins:
- a CDS encoding FlaD/FlaE family flagellar protein has protein sequence MDPATASAILEIHKPSKLEKIPDDPISIIMTFKWIEYLCEKVGVEGVTEVLEFYYMLGWIGDKALTQLLKILKGIRVDNENVIDSSGKLDVADHIISLLFIERIQGKQISTEFMDKIEWELRKIKRGAEQFYGI, from the coding sequence ATGGATCCAGCAACAGCTTCAGCAATATTAGAAATACACAAGCCAAGTAAGTTAGAAAAAATTCCTGATGATCCTATCTCAATAATCATGACATTTAAATGGATAGAATATTTATGTGAAAAAGTAGGTGTTGAAGGAGTTACTGAAGTTTTAGAATTCTACTATATGCTTGGCTGGATTGGAGATAAGGCCTTAACTCAACTCCTAAAAATATTAAAAGGAATTAGAGTAGACAATGAGAATGTTATAGATTCATCAGGAAAATTGGATGTTGCTGATCATATAATTTCACTATTGTTCATAGAAAGGATACAAGGTAAGCAAATATCAACTGAATTTATGGATAAGATAGAGTGGGAGTTAAGGAAAATCAAGAGGGGGGCTGAACAATTTTATGGGATTTAG
- a CDS encoding ornithine cyclodeaminase: MFMREIELRGHIIDSLILPKVLDKILDMGGDYKILKFEIGKKKTDPSYAKILVIGKDEKHVDEILMELRDLGAEIPEIEEVELKPAERDRVLPEGFYSTTNHKTFIRFRGEWIEVENQKMDGVIVVYPEEMRAEVKTIRQVKKGDLIVVGHKGVRVIPPEKPREQGVFEFMKSDASSEKPKKTIIRQIAEEMYKIREKFRKTGEGGIVVVAGPAVVHTGARDALAKLIKMGYVQVLFSGNALATHDIELSLYGTSLGVNIKTGKPVPGGHSHHLRAINTIMREGSIKNAVERGVLKEGIMYECIKNNIPYVLAGSIRDDGPLPDVITDVVEAQEKMRELLKGRDMVLMLSTMLHSIATGNLLPSWVKTVCVDINQSVVTKLMDRGTSQAIGVVTDVGTFLLLLVEELERLENERKELNKEGDRDNNLTVKEKSN; the protein is encoded by the coding sequence TTGTTCATGAGGGAGATTGAGTTAAGGGGTCATATTATAGATAGCTTAATCCTTCCTAAGGTTCTTGATAAAATTTTAGATATGGGTGGAGATTATAAAATTTTAAAGTTTGAAATTGGGAAGAAAAAGACTGATCCAAGTTATGCTAAGATATTGGTTATTGGAAAGGATGAGAAGCATGTTGATGAAATTCTAATGGAGCTTAGAGACTTAGGAGCAGAGATTCCAGAAATAGAGGAGGTTGAGCTAAAACCAGCTGAGAGAGATAGGGTTTTACCAGAAGGGTTTTACTCAACAACCAACCATAAGACATTTATTAGATTTAGAGGGGAGTGGATAGAGGTTGAAAATCAAAAGATGGATGGGGTTATTGTAGTCTACCCTGAAGAGATGAGAGCTGAAGTAAAAACTATAAGGCAAGTAAAAAAAGGAGACTTAATAGTTGTTGGCCATAAAGGGGTTAGAGTAATTCCTCCAGAGAAGCCAAGGGAGCAGGGAGTTTTTGAGTTTATGAAGTCTGATGCTTCCTCAGAAAAGCCTAAAAAAACTATTATTAGACAGATAGCTGAAGAGATGTATAAAATTAGAGAGAAATTTAGAAAAACTGGAGAGGGAGGAATTGTAGTTGTTGCTGGTCCAGCTGTTGTTCATACAGGGGCAAGGGATGCATTGGCAAAGCTAATAAAAATGGGTTATGTTCAAGTTCTCTTCTCTGGGAATGCTTTAGCTACCCATGATATTGAACTCTCCTTATATGGAACATCCTTAGGAGTTAATATAAAAACTGGAAAGCCCGTTCCTGGAGGGCATAGCCATCATCTAAGGGCTATAAATACTATAATGAGAGAAGGAAGTATAAAAAATGCTGTTGAAAGAGGAGTTTTAAAAGAGGGAATTATGTATGAGTGCATAAAGAACAATATTCCCTATGTATTAGCTGGGAGTATTAGAGATGATGGGCCCCTGCCAGATGTTATAACTGATGTGGTTGAAGCTCAGGAGAAGATGAGAGAGCTTTTAAAAGGTAGGGATATGGTTTTAATGCTCTCCACTATGTTACACTCCATAGCTACTGGAAATTTACTTCCTTCATGGGTTAAAACTGTCTGTGTAGATATAAACCAATCTGTTGTAACCAAGCTGATGGATAGAGGAACTTCTCAAGCTATTGGTGTGGTTACAGATGTTGGAACATTCCTTCTTTTATTAGTTGAAGAGCTGGAGAGGTTAGAAAATGAGAGAAAAGAGCTTAATAAAGAAGGGGATAGAGACAATAACCTTACTGTCAAGGAGAAAAGTAACTGA
- a CDS encoding flagellar protein G, with translation MASSALSEIILFVTVLIIAAFVAGVLLTSSYKISIGIGEKTDVLSEKLSQDFEIVNDPSNIPRDSNLGITTLYIKNTGNTQLPITKNSYTVIIDGLVVPIENVDNYNNPGSNVLYPGDVGIINVSYNNSGYHKIKVVLYSGLSREIIGYIP, from the coding sequence GTGGCATCAAGTGCCCTTTCTGAGATTATATTGTTTGTAACTGTCCTAATAATAGCTGCATTTGTTGCTGGAGTTTTACTGACTTCATCTTACAAAATATCTATAGGAATTGGAGAAAAAACAGATGTACTGTCAGAAAAGCTTTCCCAAGATTTTGAGATAGTTAATGACCCTTCAAACATTCCAAGAGATTCTAATTTAGGGATAACAACTTTATACATAAAAAACACAGGGAATACTCAACTACCAATAACAAAGAATAGTTACACAGTAATAATAGATGGTTTAGTTGTACCTATAGAAAATGTTGATAATTATAACAATCCAGGATCCAATGTTCTATATCCTGGAGATGTGGGAATTATAAATGTTTCATATAATAACTCTGGCTATCATAAAATAAAAGTTGTTCTATATAGTGGATTATCCCGTGAAATTATAGGATATATTCCATAA
- a CDS encoding ATPase domain-containing protein — protein MELAKIELARDDFDKRIGGGIPYGSLIVIEGEESTGKSVLCQRLTYGFLQNRHSVTYVSTQMTTLEFIKQMNSLDYVINKKLLSGALLYIPVYPLIADNKKKDGFLKKVMETRAFYEKDVIIFDSLSSLIANDASEVSVNDLMAFFKRITALKKIIICTINPKELSEEVLTIIRSSATMLIKTELFVFAGNIKNVAKILKYNMAPGTYQKNIVFRVEPKIGLAVEIASVA, from the coding sequence ATGGAATTAGCAAAAATTGAATTAGCAAGAGATGATTTTGATAAAAGAATTGGTGGTGGTATACCATATGGTAGCTTAATAGTTATTGAAGGAGAGGAAAGTACAGGGAAGTCTGTACTATGTCAAAGATTAACTTATGGATTTTTACAAAATAGACATTCAGTTACTTATGTGTCTACCCAGATGACAACCTTGGAATTTATAAAGCAGATGAACTCCTTAGACTATGTTATAAATAAAAAACTCTTATCTGGGGCTCTCTTATATATTCCTGTCTATCCTTTAATAGCAGATAATAAAAAGAAAGATGGATTTTTAAAAAAGGTTATGGAAACAAGAGCTTTTTATGAGAAAGATGTTATTATTTTTGATTCTCTCTCCTCACTAATTGCAAATGATGCCAGTGAAGTTAGTGTAAATGACTTAATGGCTTTTTTTAAGAGAATAACAGCTTTAAAGAAAATTATAATTTGCACAATAAACCCAAAAGAATTATCAGAAGAAGTTTTAACAATTATAAGAAGTTCTGCTACTATGCTAATTAAAACTGAATTGTTTGTTTTTGCTGGAAATATTAAGAATGTAGCTAAGATACTTAAATATAATATGGCTCCTGGAACTTATCAGAAGAATATAGTCTTTAGAGTAGAACCTAAGATAGGTTTAGCTGTAGAAATAGCCTCTGTTGCATAA
- a CDS encoding type II/IV secretion system ATPase subunit, with the protein MGEAELREAMSRNPHLQKYIENFKRIYMRVPDFLISLSRELKELKYPNIIYPIGDPIFIHIFGTPETRTKYIVIEPRLETPEEKLKYKLILDKILEIAPYEKTPESIEEFEEVLVKLFDKCTKVVEKPGEKKGFLDKIIKKVDDRIEITKEERDKYIYLLKRDLIGLGNLEPISRDPYLEDIHVIGAYNTHVVHKIFGMLPTNITWEDDVELANYLKNIGERIGRPVSDANPIVDGALPDGSRINIIYSTDVSLKGPSFTIRKFTDVPISITQLISWGTMSSEIAAYLWLCLEYGMSIFICGETASGKTTTLNAILPFIKPDSKIFSCEDTPEVKPPHPVWQQLITRERGPEESRVTLFDLLRAALRSRPNYIIVGEIRSVEAAVAFQAMQTGHPVLSTFHAANVRKMIQRLSGDPINVPLTFMDNLNVALFQLAVYQRGKVLRRVVTIEEIEGYYKEVDGVITRGVFQWEPDKDRHVFTGRNNSYVLEEKIAKAAGFEDTREIYNELELRAKILDEMIAREIFDYYQVKDIIWSFYEKGLEGLPFTI; encoded by the coding sequence ATGGGTGAAGCTGAACTTAGAGAAGCAATGTCAAGAAATCCACATTTACAGAAATATATTGAAAATTTTAAAAGAATCTACATGAGAGTTCCTGACTTTTTAATTTCATTGTCAAGGGAATTAAAAGAATTAAAATATCCAAATATAATATATCCAATTGGAGATCCTATTTTTATCCATATTTTTGGAACTCCTGAAACAAGGACTAAATATATTGTTATTGAGCCAAGATTAGAGACTCCTGAAGAAAAATTAAAGTATAAATTAATTTTAGACAAAATTTTAGAGATAGCTCCTTATGAAAAAACTCCTGAGAGTATAGAGGAGTTTGAAGAAGTCTTAGTTAAGCTTTTTGATAAATGTACTAAAGTAGTTGAAAAACCTGGAGAAAAAAAAGGATTTTTGGATAAGATAATAAAGAAGGTTGATGATAGAATTGAAATTACAAAAGAAGAGAGGGATAAATATATCTATTTGTTAAAAAGGGATTTAATAGGCTTAGGGAACCTTGAGCCTATATCAAGAGATCCATACTTAGAAGATATCCATGTTATTGGAGCCTATAATACCCATGTAGTTCATAAGATCTTTGGAATGCTTCCAACAAACATAACATGGGAGGATGATGTTGAGCTTGCCAACTATTTAAAGAATATTGGGGAGAGAATAGGAAGGCCAGTATCTGATGCCAACCCAATAGTTGATGGAGCACTTCCTGATGGTTCAAGGATTAACATTATTTACTCAACTGATGTCTCTTTAAAAGGGCCATCTTTTACAATTAGGAAATTTACAGATGTACCAATTAGTATAACCCAACTAATTAGTTGGGGAACAATGTCCTCAGAGATTGCTGCTTACCTCTGGCTTTGCTTAGAGTATGGGATGTCTATCTTTATCTGTGGAGAAACAGCTTCTGGAAAAACTACTACTTTAAATGCTATCCTTCCATTCATTAAGCCAGATTCTAAGATCTTCTCATGTGAAGATACTCCTGAAGTTAAGCCTCCACACCCAGTATGGCAGCAGCTAATTACAAGAGAGAGAGGGCCAGAAGAGAGTAGAGTTACACTCTTTGATTTACTAAGGGCTGCTTTAAGATCAAGGCCCAACTATATTATAGTTGGAGAAATTAGGAGTGTTGAAGCCGCTGTAGCTTTCCAAGCTATGCAAACTGGACACCCTGTTCTTTCTACATTCCACGCAGCTAATGTTAGAAAGATGATTCAAAGATTAAGTGGAGATCCTATTAATGTTCCTCTCACCTTCATGGATAACCTTAATGTTGCCCTTTTCCAGCTGGCTGTTTATCAGAGAGGGAAAGTATTGAGAAGAGTGGTTACTATAGAAGAGATAGAGGGTTACTACAAAGAGGTAGATGGGGTTATAACAAGAGGAGTTTTCCAATGGGAGCCTGATAAAGATAGGCATGTATTTACAGGGAGAAATAATAGTTATGTACTTGAAGAAAAAATAGCTAAAGCTGCTGGTTTTGAAGATACAAGAGAAATTTACAATGAGTTAGAGTTAAGGGCTAAAATCTTGGATGAGATGATAGCAAGGGAAATTTTTGACTACTATCAAGTTAAAGACATTATATGGTCATTCTATGAGAAAGGATTAGAAGGGCTACCTTTCACTATCTGA
- the speB gene encoding agmatinase: protein MFIDFSKFMLSKDYESSNIAIVSIPYDETSSFKPGSREGGLSIRRVSWGLESYSPELERDLNDINFCDLGDLDLYGSQEEKFKMIKEAVKSILSDGKKVISLGGEHSITYPIVEAYKEFYKDLVVIQFDAHCDLRDEYLGNPLSHACVMRRIYEINKEIMQFGIRSGDKEEWIFAKKHNIYLKRRLLSEEDIKYIKELNKPIYLTIDIDVLDPAYAPGTGTPEPCGFSSRELFNSLYMLKEVSDKIVGFDVVEVSPPNDVNDITSITAAKIVRELLLMIGIE, encoded by the coding sequence ATGTTCATAGACTTTTCTAAGTTTATGCTGTCTAAAGATTATGAAAGTTCTAACATAGCTATAGTTTCAATTCCCTATGATGAAACCTCTTCCTTTAAGCCAGGGTCAAGGGAAGGGGGGTTAAGTATAAGAAGAGTTTCTTGGGGATTGGAAAGTTATAGCCCAGAATTGGAGAGAGATTTAAATGATATAAATTTTTGTGATCTGGGGGATCTTGACTTATATGGCTCTCAGGAAGAGAAATTTAAGATGATAAAAGAGGCTGTAAAAAGTATCTTAAGTGATGGGAAAAAGGTTATTTCTTTAGGTGGAGAGCACTCTATAACCTATCCTATAGTAGAGGCTTATAAAGAATTTTATAAAGACTTGGTTGTTATTCAATTTGATGCTCACTGTGATCTAAGAGATGAGTACTTAGGAAATCCCTTATCTCATGCCTGTGTCATGAGGAGAATTTATGAGATCAATAAAGAGATAATGCAATTTGGCATAAGGAGTGGAGATAAAGAGGAGTGGATCTTTGCCAAAAAACATAATATTTATCTAAAAAGAAGACTTTTGAGTGAAGAAGATATTAAATATATAAAAGAACTAAATAAACCAATCTATTTAACTATAGATATAGATGTCCTTGATCCAGCCTATGCACCTGGAACTGGAACTCCAGAGCCTTGTGGCTTTTCAAGTAGAGAGCTTTTTAACTCTCTTTACATGTTAAAAGAGGTTAGTGATAAAATAGTTGGATTTGATGTTGTTGAAGTTTCTCCTCCCAATGATGTAAATGACATAACCTCAATAACTGCTGCTAAGATTGTGAGAGAACTCTTATTAATGATTGGGATTGAGTGA
- the flaJ gene encoding archaellar assembly protein FlaJ, protein MLSVIIRAGLNPKEYFIKIVVPSFIVSILLIIIAIKFFSGVILYLFIVLALLILGVALAYPYILLDNLKNKINERLHIFITKFGTLSITDLNRKDLLKILSEEKEELGQLAEESRKLYVLVDKWSRSLAEACRFLAQRTPSPEFADFLDRLAFALDSGEDLKEFLIKEQDIVMDDYEAFYNRVLRSLDLYKELYVSAMTSISFLLAFAILVPFLMPFSFIFMAVAGVFLFIVTELLIYIVIKGRLPFDRLWHTGEKPTDTDKKLNKWLRISILLTVLLGAILGYAYYIGLQPIAKIPYQILVAIAFTPLAICGIISHIEESKVKRKEFVFPEFLRSLGSSVAAKGGGLKESLKYLTLHDFGPLTEDLKRLYKRIALSIDSNKAWRYFGFESCSYLIQLFSDMYARCTYLGGDPKIASEIISKNFKRIIQLRKAKYQSVQQFVGIVYGLGGGLALALFSSLSVSKAISDIYNSMNIPETVVNIIQIQPITNAQLVEYIFFITLIIYSAFSGILIKTMDGGHKYVAFLHFVITLWICAVVAYITKMLVIKLLGTGVPIY, encoded by the coding sequence GTGCTTTCTGTTATTATAAGAGCTGGTTTAAACCCAAAGGAGTATTTTATTAAAATTGTTGTTCCTTCTTTTATTGTTTCAATTTTGTTAATTATTATTGCAATTAAATTTTTTAGTGGAGTTATTTTATATCTCTTTATTGTTTTAGCTCTTCTAATCTTAGGAGTGGCTCTTGCCTACCCTTACATATTATTAGATAATTTAAAGAATAAAATAAATGAGAGACTTCATATTTTTATAACTAAATTTGGAACTCTCTCAATTACAGATTTAAATAGAAAAGATCTTTTAAAGATATTATCTGAAGAAAAAGAAGAACTTGGACAACTTGCAGAAGAATCAAGAAAATTATATGTCTTAGTTGATAAGTGGAGTAGATCCTTAGCTGAAGCCTGTAGGTTTTTAGCTCAAAGAACACCAAGTCCAGAATTTGCAGACTTTTTAGATAGGTTAGCTTTTGCCTTAGATAGTGGAGAAGATCTAAAAGAGTTCTTAATTAAAGAGCAAGATATTGTTATGGATGACTATGAAGCTTTCTATAACAGAGTGTTAAGATCTCTTGATCTATATAAAGAGCTTTATGTTAGTGCTATGACATCTATCTCATTCTTATTAGCATTTGCAATTTTAGTTCCATTTTTAATGCCTTTTAGTTTTATTTTTATGGCTGTAGCAGGAGTCTTTTTATTTATTGTTACTGAACTTTTAATTTACATTGTTATCAAAGGTAGGTTACCTTTTGACAGGCTATGGCACACTGGAGAGAAGCCAACAGATACTGATAAGAAGTTAAATAAATGGTTAAGGATCTCTATATTATTAACAGTGTTATTAGGGGCTATTTTGGGCTATGCTTACTATATTGGATTACAACCAATAGCTAAAATTCCCTATCAAATTTTAGTAGCTATAGCTTTTACACCTTTAGCTATTTGTGGAATTATTTCTCATATAGAAGAGAGTAAGGTTAAAAGAAAAGAATTTGTCTTTCCAGAGTTTTTAAGATCTTTAGGAAGCTCTGTAGCTGCCAAAGGAGGAGGGTTAAAAGAATCTTTAAAATATTTAACCTTACATGACTTTGGCCCTTTAACAGAAGATTTAAAGAGGTTATATAAAAGGATAGCTCTTAGTATTGATTCTAATAAAGCCTGGAGATACTTTGGTTTTGAATCTTGTAGTTATCTAATTCAGCTATTCTCAGATATGTATGCAAGATGTACCTACTTAGGAGGAGATCCAAAAATAGCTTCAGAAATTATAAGTAAGAATTTTAAAAGAATTATTCAGCTAAGAAAGGCAAAGTATCAGAGTGTTCAGCAATTTGTTGGAATTGTCTATGGTTTAGGTGGAGGTTTAGCCTTAGCTCTTTTCTCATCTCTCTCTGTTTCCAAAGCAATAAGTGATATATACAACTCAATGAATATACCTGAAACAGTTGTTAATATTATTCAAATTCAGCCTATAACTAATGCCCAACTTGTTGAGTATATATTTTTTATTACTCTAATTATTTATTCAGCTTTTTCTGGAATTTTGATAAAGACTATGGATGGTGGACATAAGTATGTTGCATTTTTACACTTTGTTATCACTCTCTGGATCTGTGCAGTAGTAGCTTATATAACAAAGATGTTAGTCATAAAGCTCTTAGGTACAGGAGTTCCAATCTATTAA
- a CDS encoding flagellar protein F: MGFSSVAGTVIMVISLLIVGAYLYTTIDSSYSILYKNYEAYQKHLENKINEKLVITKVSSSATQTNITIYNNGSVVVEPHKFTVLFDGTIVPPQNISYSPDVPYLLPLESITLIVNWTQPTRICIVSNYGNKYFATT, from the coding sequence ATGGGATTTAGCAGTGTTGCAGGAACTGTAATTATGGTTATTTCTTTATTGATAGTTGGAGCTTATCTATACACAACTATAGATAGTAGTTACTCAATTCTATATAAAAACTATGAAGCTTATCAGAAACACTTGGAAAATAAAATTAATGAGAAGTTGGTTATTACTAAAGTGTCCAGCTCTGCAACTCAAACAAACATTACAATTTACAATAATGGCTCTGTGGTTGTTGAGCCACACAAATTTACAGTTCTATTTGATGGAACTATTGTTCCTCCTCAGAATATATCCTATAGTCCAGATGTTCCCTACTTATTACCCTTAGAGAGCATAACTTTAATAGTTAATTGGACACAGCCTACAAGGATCTGTATAGTATCTAACTATGGAAATAAGTATTTTGCTACTACATAG
- a CDS encoding DUF2100 domain-containing protein, which translates to MREKSLIKKGIETITLLSRRKVTEERRSYNEARAGTINTEEFKKAIHYLIEADSYLYKKSPKFYLNDEEAKEFCKLIFKAKDSLDKVLSNFGFSFYKEEELDESSLYIVSNRKLFKKLKSKNKNLKVVCTEGLLDIEDFKKIGVPESALKSLEKKVEMAKKNIERFIEKYKPNKIYVVVEDEKDNLLFERAKKLYNAEKVEIDEL; encoded by the coding sequence ATGAGAGAAAAGAGCTTAATAAAGAAGGGGATAGAGACAATAACCTTACTGTCAAGGAGAAAAGTAACTGAGGAGAGAAGAAGTTACAATGAGGCAAGAGCTGGGACTATTAACACTGAAGAGTTTAAGAAGGCCATACATTACTTAATTGAGGCTGATAGCTATTTATATAAAAAATCTCCAAAGTTCTATTTAAATGATGAAGAGGCTAAAGAATTCTGTAAGTTAATTTTTAAAGCAAAAGATAGCTTAGATAAGGTTTTATCAAACTTTGGTTTCTCCTTCTATAAAGAGGAAGAGCTTGATGAATCCTCACTCTATATAGTTTCAAATAGAAAACTCTTCAAAAAGTTAAAGTCTAAAAATAAAAACTTAAAGGTTGTCTGTACTGAAGGTTTGTTAGACATTGAAGACTTTAAAAAAATTGGAGTGCCTGAGAGTGCTCTAAAATCTTTGGAGAAGAAGGTGGAGATGGCTAAGAAGAATATAGAGAGATTTATTGAGAAGTATAAGCCAAATAAGATATATGTGGTTGTTGAGGATGAAAAAGACAATCTCTTATTTGAGAGAGCTAAAAAGCTATATAATGCTGAAAAGGTAGAGATTGATGAACTCTGA
- a CDS encoding TrkH family potassium uptake protein, which translates to MITYKDISTILNILGRISLIISLISLIPIFVAFYFKENPFPFIISSLLSFLISLILLKTTKIYKVKLYHCMCVSSLSWILASLIGAIPFYLSIPYFSYLDGVYESASAWTTTGMSLIIDLNVVDKSILFWRSLEQWIGGVGILVFSSLVLSNLASHLYLSEARQEKILPKFLSTIKTIIWIYIFYTIVGILLLYLSGLSPWESLNLTMTGICTGGMSLSNESFPYNSLAKLFMILIMLAGGVVSFSTHYKILSGKLKLDCQIKYSLLVILLSSLFICFKDKINFLDSLFLVTSALTSTGFSTFDLSKLSEPSLILLIFIMFIGGGTGTTTGGVKILRFLIILKIVYYEIKKIVYPRNTVFPKYLSNLKLDDKIVKEAFTIFILYLFSSFTLFFIFSFYTSPLKALFDSVSFVSNIGLSLEVVNINSPAILKIAGIFGMILGRLEIIPILILILTFSKIKRI; encoded by the coding sequence ATGATCACTTATAAAGATATCTCAACAATCCTTAACATCCTTGGAAGAATAAGCTTAATTATCTCTTTAATCTCTCTAATTCCTATATTTGTAGCCTTCTATTTTAAAGAAAATCCCTTTCCATTTATAATTTCATCTCTTTTATCTTTTCTAATATCCTTAATATTGTTGAAAACTACAAAAATTTATAAGGTTAAGCTCTACCATTGTATGTGTGTCTCTTCCCTCTCTTGGATCTTGGCCTCTTTAATTGGAGCTATTCCTTTCTATCTCTCAATTCCCTACTTTTCCTATCTTGATGGAGTTTATGAGAGTGCATCAGCTTGGACAACAACAGGAATGAGTTTAATTATAGATTTAAATGTAGTGGATAAATCAATACTATTCTGGAGAAGCTTAGAGCAGTGGATTGGAGGAGTTGGGATCTTAGTATTCTCTTCCTTAGTTTTATCTAACTTAGCCTCTCATCTCTACCTCTCGGAGGCAAGACAGGAGAAAATCTTACCCAAATTTTTGAGTACTATAAAAACTATTATATGGATTTATATATTTTATACTATTGTTGGGATTCTCCTTCTCTACCTCTCTGGCCTATCTCCTTGGGAAAGTTTAAACTTAACCATGACAGGCATCTGTACAGGAGGAATGAGTTTAAGCAATGAAAGCTTTCCTTACAATAGCTTAGCTAAGCTCTTTATGATCCTTATCATGCTTGCTGGAGGTGTAGTTTCTTTTTCAACACACTATAAAATACTGTCTGGGAAGTTAAAGTTGGATTGTCAAATAAAATACTCTCTCCTTGTAATTTTGCTAAGCTCTTTATTTATTTGCTTTAAAGATAAGATTAATTTTTTAGATTCTCTATTTTTAGTGACATCAGCATTAACATCTACAGGCTTCTCAACTTTTGATCTCTCAAAGTTGTCAGAACCTTCATTAATACTATTAATCTTTATTATGTTCATTGGAGGAGGGACTGGAACAACAACAGGAGGGGTTAAGATATTAAGATTCTTAATTATTTTGAAGATAGTTTACTATGAAATTAAAAAAATAGTCTATCCAAGAAATACAGTTTTTCCCAAATATCTTAGTAATCTTAAATTAGATGATAAAATAGTTAAAGAAGCTTTCACAATCTTTATTTTATACTTATTTTCCTCATTTACATTATTTTTTATATTCTCTTTTTACACCTCTCCATTAAAAGCTCTTTTTGACTCTGTCTCTTTTGTCTCTAACATAGGCTTATCTTTGGAAGTAGTTAATATAAATTCTCCAGCAATATTAAAAATAGCTGGAATTTTTGGAATGATTTTAGGTAGGTTAGAAATAATCCCTATATTAATTCTAATTTTAACCTTTTCTAAAATTAAAAGGATTTAA
- a CDS encoding 2-phosphoglycerate kinase, which yields MNSEDIIVIGKKIKMPFSKGILARSLTAAGLKPSIAYKLALEIYEMLKKENIKEIDKDELRRRVYYFLIEKNYEEIAKRYLLWRAILNKKPISILIGGASGVGTSTIAFELASRLGISSVIGTDSIREVMRKVISRELVPTLYESSYTAWKVLREEIKDEEKKYIIGFERHCESVLVGVEGVIDRALLEGQSVIIEGTHLVPSLISNKYLESPNVIFITLTVSDEKLHKMRFYARGKVSNRPTERYLRHFKIIRIINEYLVVTSKKKGIPVVENINISKTVEECLNIITEKLKRILEMEGGRVEDVLEESL from the coding sequence ATGAACTCTGAAGATATCATAGTTATAGGAAAAAAGATAAAAATGCCCTTCTCCAAGGGGATCTTAGCAAGATCTCTAACAGCAGCTGGCTTGAAACCAAGTATAGCTTATAAATTAGCCCTTGAAATTTATGAGATGCTAAAAAAAGAGAATATAAAGGAGATAGATAAAGATGAGCTAAGGAGAAGGGTTTATTATTTTTTAATAGAGAAGAACTATGAAGAAATAGCTAAAAGATATTTACTATGGAGAGCCATACTAAATAAAAAGCCAATATCTATTTTAATAGGTGGGGCCTCTGGAGTTGGAACCTCTACAATAGCCTTTGAGTTAGCCTCAAGGTTGGGAATATCAAGTGTTATAGGAACTGATTCTATAAGGGAAGTGATGAGAAAAGTTATCTCAAGAGAGTTGGTTCCAACACTGTATGAGTCAAGTTATACAGCTTGGAAAGTGCTAAGGGAAGAGATTAAAGATGAGGAAAAAAAGTATATCATTGGCTTTGAGAGGCATTGTGAATCTGTTTTAGTTGGAGTTGAAGGGGTTATAGATAGAGCCTTATTAGAAGGACAAAGTGTTATTATTGAGGGAACTCACTTAGTTCCTTCTTTAATAAGTAATAAGTATTTGGAAAGTCCAAATGTTATTTTTATAACTTTAACAGTTAGTGATGAGAAGTTACATAAAATGAGATTTTATGCTAGAGGAAAGGTTTCCAATAGGCCAACTGAAAGATATTTAAGACACTTCAAGATAATAAGGATTATAAATGAATATTTAGTTGTCACATCTAAGAAAAAGGGAATTCCTGTAGTTGAGAATATTAATATAAGTAAGACAGTTGAGGAGTGCTTAAATATCATAACTGAAAAGTTAAAGAGAATCTTAGAAATGGAAGGTGGAAGGGTAGAAGATGTGTTAGAGGAAAGCTTATGA